A window of Clostridium sp. 'White wine YQ' contains these coding sequences:
- the galU gene encoding UTP--glucose-1-phosphate uridylyltransferase GalU, producing MKVKKAIIPAAGLGTRFLPATKAQPKEMLPIVDKPTIQYIIEEAIASGIEEILIITGRNKKCIEDHFDKSVELEMELEKNGKEELLEIVRDISDMVDIHYIRQKEPKGLGHAILCAKTFVGNEPFAVLLGDDVVYSEKPCLKQLIECFDEYKTSILGVQTVPRSDVSKYGIVDGKHIEDRVYKVKNLVEKPNVEETPSDVAILGRYIITPQIFDILKNTEPGKGGEIQLTDALKELVSQEAMYAFNFEGRRYDVGDKLGFLQATVEYALRKEDLRDEFIEYLASKPWERV from the coding sequence ATGAAGGTTAAAAAAGCTATAATTCCAGCAGCTGGTTTAGGAACTAGATTTTTACCAGCAACAAAGGCTCAACCAAAGGAAATGTTACCTATAGTTGATAAGCCAACAATACAGTATATTATTGAAGAGGCAATTGCTTCTGGTATAGAGGAGATATTAATAATTACTGGAAGAAATAAGAAGTGTATTGAAGATCATTTTGACAAATCTGTTGAATTAGAAATGGAATTAGAGAAGAATGGTAAGGAAGAACTATTAGAAATAGTTAGAGATATTTCGGACATGGTTGATATCCATTACATTAGGCAAAAAGAACCTAAAGGATTAGGACATGCTATACTATGTGCTAAAACTTTTGTTGGGAATGAGCCATTTGCAGTTCTTTTAGGAGATGACGTAGTTTATAGTGAAAAACCTTGTTTAAAGCAATTGATAGAATGCTTCGATGAATATAAAACTTCAATTTTAGGCGTACAAACAGTGCCTAGAAGTGATGTAAGTAAATACGGAATTGTTGATGGAAAACATATAGAAGATAGAGTATATAAAGTTAAAAATCTTGTTGAAAAACCAAACGTTGAGGAAACACCAAGTGATGTAGCTATATTAGGGAGATATATTATAACTCCTCAAATATTTGATATTTTAAAGAATACTGAGCCTGGAAAGGGAGGAGAAATCCAATTAACTGATGCACTAAAGGAATTAGTATCTCAAGAAGCAATGTATGCTTTTAATTTTGAAGGTAGAAGATATGATGTTGGAGATAAATTAGGATTTTTACAAGCTACAGTAGAGTATGCATTAAGAAAAGAAGACTTAAGAGATGAATTTATAGAGTACCTAGCGTCCAAGCCATGGGAAAGAGTATAA
- a CDS encoding cell wall-binding repeat-containing protein: protein MYNLSNKKLFKILCFSLITFLISASFILPAKAISTPSIYYSIEQSPIHVGDNFVINVNAKNIANLFGASIDLYYDKSYIQISNIMVGDIFNNSNSTYGNPVIDSANGKISFYSTLIGNIPGLNITDGTLFRIYGKALKNGTINLSTINGGSSSQSINTMQIKLSDSNGSKVSFSSTSLNLGILPPTGVSRLGGTDRYGTSTAISREGWPTGADNVVLAYAYNFPDALSAVPLAYSLNAPILLIDPNSIPSTVQYEIQRLHPKNIYILGGAGVISSNIETSLKSSYSVFRLGGNDRFETSTKIAKQVINSTSSKTAVLTTALDFPDALSISPTAALLGYPILFTTPTTLDPSTQSFILNNGINKIVIAGGSGVVSLNVENQLKNLGITIDRLAGQDRFSTSLEILKAYRSTFSVGNVITTGLDFPDALTGGVLAAKKRLPIILTNGNSIDSNIMNFVKRDGPSNLYVLGGTGLLSDDFINSIKLNQ, encoded by the coding sequence ATGTATAATCTTTCTAACAAAAAGCTTTTTAAAATTTTATGTTTCTCTCTTATTACTTTTTTAATTTCTGCATCTTTCATTTTACCAGCCAAAGCAATAAGCACTCCATCAATATATTATTCTATTGAGCAATCGCCTATTCATGTTGGTGATAACTTTGTAATTAATGTAAATGCAAAAAATATTGCAAACTTATTTGGTGCATCTATAGATTTATATTACGATAAATCATATATTCAAATTTCTAATATCATGGTTGGAGACATATTCAATAATAGTAATTCTACATACGGAAATCCAGTAATCGATTCTGCTAATGGAAAGATATCATTCTATTCAACTTTAATAGGTAATATTCCTGGTTTAAATATAACAGATGGAACTTTATTTAGAATTTATGGTAAAGCATTAAAAAATGGTACTATAAATTTATCTACAATTAATGGTGGAAGTTCCTCTCAAAGTATAAATACTATGCAAATTAAGCTATCAGATAGTAATGGTTCAAAAGTTAGTTTTAGTTCAACATCACTTAACTTAGGTATATTACCTCCAACAGGAGTTTCTAGATTAGGTGGAACAGATAGGTATGGTACTTCTACTGCTATCAGTCGTGAAGGTTGGCCAACTGGTGCTGACAATGTTGTTCTTGCATACGCATATAACTTTCCAGATGCATTATCAGCTGTACCTCTAGCTTACTCCTTAAATGCACCTATTTTGCTTATTGATCCTAATTCCATACCGAGCACTGTTCAGTATGAAATACAAAGATTACATCCAAAAAATATTTACATACTTGGAGGCGCTGGGGTAATTTCTTCTAATATTGAAACCTCATTAAAGTCGAGCTATAGTGTGTTTCGCTTAGGAGGCAACGATAGGTTTGAAACTTCAACAAAAATTGCCAAGCAAGTTATAAATAGTACTTCAAGTAAGACAGCTGTACTAACCACTGCATTAGATTTTCCAGATGCTCTATCTATTAGTCCAACTGCAGCATTACTTGGATATCCTATACTATTTACTACTCCAACTACTCTAGATCCTTCTACTCAATCATTTATTTTGAATAATGGCATTAATAAAATAGTAATTGCAGGTGGCTCTGGAGTTGTATCCTTAAATGTTGAAAATCAATTAAAAAATCTTGGTATAACTATCGACAGACTTGCTGGTCAAGATAGATTTAGTACTAGTTTAGAGATTTTAAAGGCCTATAGAAGTACATTTTCTGTTGGAAATGTGATTACAACTGGACTTGATTTTCCTGATGCATTAACTGGCGGTGTGCTTGCTGCCAAGAAGAGACTTCCTATTATATTGACAAATGGCAACTCTATTGATAGTAATATTATGAATTTTGTAAAGAGAGATGGTCCATCAAATTTATATGTTCTTGGAGGAACTGGATTACTTTCTGATGATTTTATAAATAGCATTAAATTGAATCAATAA
- a CDS encoding glycosyltransferase family 4 protein, producing MKICYLANANSSHTKKWCESFVKKGYEVSVISLSDGVIDNVRVYSLDIDSNNITKKNDLFKLNYLKKIAMVRKLVREIKPDILHAHYATSYGLLGSLASYSPLVLSVWGSDVYDFPNKSPIHRKLLKYNLAKADVVMSTSNCMAKEVSKYTDKDIFVTPFGVDINKFKVKLKERNENEIVIGTVKSLEKIYGIDILIKAFSIVKSKVNDKNIKLKIAGKGTLEKELKELVASLNLSNEVEFLGFLSEDDVISTFQSLDIAVFPSISESFGVAAIEAEACGIPTVISNEEGLMEATNPNKSSLVVKKSNIEELAEAIIKLINDASLRENMGRAGREYVENNYNIINNFNYVEEIYKQVNMK from the coding sequence ATGAAGATTTGTTATTTGGCTAATGCTAATAGTTCACATACAAAAAAGTGGTGTGAAAGTTTTGTTAAGAAGGGTTATGAAGTAAGTGTTATTTCATTAAGTGATGGAGTTATAGATAATGTTAGAGTGTACAGTTTAGATATTGATAGTAATAACATTACTAAAAAAAATGATTTATTCAAGTTGAACTATTTAAAAAAAATAGCAATGGTTAGGAAGCTTGTTCGTGAAATAAAGCCAGATATTCTTCATGCTCATTATGCAACAAGTTATGGACTATTAGGAAGTTTAGCATCATATTCTCCATTAGTTCTATCAGTATGGGGAAGTGACGTGTATGATTTTCCGAATAAGAGTCCTATACACAGAAAACTTTTAAAATATAATTTAGCTAAGGCTGATGTCGTAATGTCTACAAGTAATTGTATGGCAAAAGAAGTTAGTAAGTATACTGATAAGGATATATTTGTAACACCATTTGGAGTCGACATAAATAAGTTTAAAGTTAAATTAAAAGAAAGAAATGAAAATGAAATTGTTATAGGAACAGTTAAAAGTTTGGAAAAAATTTATGGTATAGATATTCTTATTAAAGCTTTTTCAATAGTAAAGAGTAAGGTAAATGATAAGAATATTAAATTGAAAATTGCAGGAAAAGGTACTTTAGAAAAAGAATTAAAAGAATTAGTAGCTAGTTTAAATTTAAGTAATGAAGTTGAGTTCTTAGGGTTTTTATCAGAAGATGATGTAATTAGTACATTTCAATCGCTGGACATTGCAGTGTTTCCATCAATTTCAGAAAGTTTTGGGGTGGCTGCTATTGAGGCAGAAGCTTGTGGAATTCCAACAGTTATATCAAATGAAGAGGGATTAATGGAGGCAACTAATCCTAATAAATCAAGCTTAGTTGTCAAAAAGTCAAATATAGAAGAACTAGCAGAAGCTATTATTAAGTTGATTAATGATGCATCACTAAGAGAAAATATGGGTAGAGCAGGAAGAGAATATGTGGAAAATAACTATAATATAATTAATAACTTTAATTATGTTGAAGAAATATATAAGCAAGTTAATATGAAATAG
- the murJ gene encoding murein biosynthesis integral membrane protein MurJ, with product MKNNKFLKSASIVMIITLFSKVIGFLRDALIAKQFGATYQTDAFNMAITIPTVLFTIFALAISTTFIPILTETKNIEGKNNMFRLANNLMNVVLVISILVGILSWVGSPIIVKIMAPNFSGETYNLTVLLTKISVMNIIFMSMNSGFTAILQTLEDFSAPALVGVAMNIPVIVYILFSGDHTIMGLTIATCIGKLGEVVIQIPWLLKHKYKYEFYINLKDKRIHRILNLIGPVIIGAGVNQLNTIVDKGVGSGLSSGSISSLDYGNKVDTILYSIFAMTVITIIYPLFAQESENKANFKKYLSKGINYINIIMIPTTVATIILSKPIVDVIFKRGAFDEVASKMTSTALIYYAIGITFVGIRDVLSRAFYALKDTKTPMKNGIIGVIVNIACNLVLVHVLDIGGIALSTSIAAIVTVIILANNLRKKINGINGGDILRASSKIVFASAIMGIGIFLVKQILTNRLPAGNTGNMILILICGVFGMIIYAILIYIFKVEEADELFKKLVKR from the coding sequence ATGAAAAATAATAAGTTTTTAAAATCAGCTAGTATAGTTATGATTATAACATTATTTAGTAAGGTAATTGGTTTTTTAAGAGATGCACTTATAGCAAAGCAATTTGGAGCTACATATCAAACAGATGCTTTCAATATGGCAATTACAATACCCACTGTATTGTTTACTATATTTGCTTTAGCAATCTCTACAACTTTTATCCCTATACTAACAGAAACAAAGAATATCGAAGGAAAAAACAACATGTTTAGATTAGCAAATAATCTTATGAATGTTGTATTAGTAATATCAATTTTGGTAGGAATACTTTCTTGGGTTGGATCTCCGATTATTGTAAAGATTATGGCTCCAAATTTTAGTGGAGAAACTTATAATTTAACGGTCTTATTAACAAAAATTAGTGTGATGAATATAATTTTTATGAGTATGAATAGTGGATTTACTGCAATACTACAAACACTAGAAGATTTTTCAGCGCCTGCACTTGTAGGGGTTGCAATGAATATTCCAGTTATCGTATATATATTATTTTCTGGGGATCATACCATAATGGGGCTAACAATTGCAACTTGTATAGGAAAATTGGGTGAGGTAGTAATACAAATACCTTGGCTTTTAAAGCATAAGTATAAGTATGAATTTTATATCAATTTAAAAGATAAGAGGATACATAGAATATTAAATTTAATCGGACCTGTAATAATTGGAGCCGGAGTTAACCAATTAAATACTATTGTTGATAAAGGCGTTGGCTCAGGACTAAGTAGTGGGAGTATATCATCTTTAGACTATGGAAATAAAGTAGATACAATATTATACTCAATTTTTGCTATGACAGTAATAACTATTATTTATCCACTATTTGCTCAAGAAAGTGAGAATAAAGCGAATTTTAAGAAGTATTTAAGCAAAGGAATTAATTATATTAATATAATTATGATTCCAACTACTGTGGCTACAATTATATTAAGTAAGCCTATAGTTGATGTTATTTTTAAAAGAGGAGCTTTTGATGAAGTTGCATCTAAGATGACATCTACGGCGTTGATATATTATGCAATTGGAATTACCTTTGTTGGTATTAGGGATGTGCTAAGTAGAGCCTTTTATGCCCTAAAAGATACCAAAACACCAATGAAAAATGGAATTATAGGTGTTATTGTAAATATAGCATGTAACTTAGTTTTGGTTCATGTTCTAGATATTGGAGGAATTGCTTTATCTACATCAATTGCGGCAATAGTAACAGTAATAATTTTAGCAAATAATTTAAGGAAAAAAATCAATGGTATTAATGGTGGAGATATTTTAAGAGCATCAAGTAAGATAGTTTTTGCGTCAGCAATTATGGGCATAGGTATATTTTTGGTTAAACAAATACTAACAAATAGACTTCCTGCAGGAAATACTGGAAATATGATTCTGATACTTATTTGTGGTGTATTTGGGATGATCATATATGCTATTCTTATTTATATTTTTAAAGTTGAAGAAGCTGATGAATTATTCAAAAAGTTAGTTAAAAGATAA
- a CDS encoding Gfo/Idh/MocA family protein: protein MKKLKFAIIGCGRISYKHVEALVNNHAEAVLVATCDIDISKAEDKKNEYIKNLNSEYTNVKAYADYKEMLDNEDIDVVTIATESGYHAEIAIYSMNKKKHVLVEKPMALSIEDADNMIKAAKENNVKLSICHQNRFNKPIQKLREAIEKDKFAKIFNGTARILWNRNMGYYEQAPWRGTWDLDGGTLMNQCIHNIDLLQWMLGGEIQTVYSQCDTFMRSIEAEDFGAIIIRFKNGAIGIVEGSACVFPKNLEETLSVFGEKGTVVIGGLAVNELETWRFENEDEDAVKRDLKVEIDNVYGMGHTPLFENLITSINNNETPLIDGEEGKKAMSIILAAYKSRKTGLPVEFPLTDFSTSDMK, encoded by the coding sequence ATGAAAAAGTTAAAATTTGCAATAATAGGTTGTGGCAGAATTTCTTATAAACATGTAGAGGCATTAGTAAATAATCATGCAGAAGCAGTGCTAGTAGCAACATGTGATATTGATATATCTAAAGCTGAAGATAAAAAAAATGAATATATTAAAAATTTAAATAGTGAGTATACAAATGTTAAGGCATATGCAGATTATAAAGAAATGCTGGACAATGAGGATATAGATGTAGTAACTATCGCAACAGAAAGTGGATATCACGCTGAAATTGCAATTTATTCAATGAATAAGAAGAAACATGTACTAGTAGAGAAGCCTATGGCACTTTCAATTGAAGATGCGGATAACATGATAAAAGCAGCTAAGGAGAACAACGTTAAGTTATCTATATGTCATCAAAATAGATTTAATAAGCCAATTCAAAAATTGAGAGAAGCTATTGAAAAAGATAAGTTTGCTAAGATATTCAATGGAACTGCAAGGATTCTTTGGAATAGAAATATGGGATATTATGAACAAGCTCCTTGGAGAGGTACATGGGATTTAGATGGTGGAACGTTAATGAATCAATGTATACATAATATTGATTTACTTCAATGGATGTTAGGAGGAGAAATTCAAACAGTTTACTCACAATGTGATACTTTCATGAGAAGTATAGAAGCAGAGGATTTTGGAGCTATAATAATAAGGTTCAAAAATGGAGCTATAGGAATTGTGGAAGGTAGTGCATGTGTTTTCCCAAAAAATCTTGAAGAAACACTTAGCGTTTTTGGTGAGAAAGGAACAGTTGTTATTGGTGGGTTAGCAGTAAATGAACTAGAAACTTGGAGATTTGAGAATGAAGATGAAGATGCAGTAAAAAGAGATTTAAAGGTAGAAATAGATAATGTATATGGTATGGGACATACACCATTATTTGAAAACTTAATTACTTCAATTAATAATAACGAAACTCCATTAATTGATGGTGAAGAGGGAAAAAAAGCTATGTCAATAATATTAGCTGCATATAAGTCTAGAAAAACAGGTCTTCCGGTAGAATTTCCATTAACTGATTTTTCTACATCAGATATGAAATAG
- a CDS encoding sugar transferase, producing MRTINNLFKRIFDFILSLMGLIIISPFLILIAIIIKKDSKGNVFFKQKRVGKNSKEFYIYKFRTMVPNAESLGKQITVGKDNRITKIGAFLRKYKLDELPQLINVLIGEMSLVGPRPEVPRYVNLYSEEQKKVLLVKPGITDLASIRYKDENDILGEMENPEQYYIDTIMPDKLELNLKYIEKSNVFLDLFIILKTIAKCF from the coding sequence ATGAGAACTATAAATAACCTTTTTAAGAGAATCTTTGACTTTATTTTATCATTGATGGGATTGATAATAATATCTCCATTTTTGATTTTAATAGCAATTATAATTAAAAAAGATTCTAAAGGGAATGTTTTTTTTAAGCAAAAAAGAGTAGGAAAGAATTCTAAAGAATTTTATATATATAAATTTAGAACAATGGTTCCAAATGCCGAAAGTTTAGGTAAACAAATAACTGTTGGTAAGGATAATAGGATAACCAAGATTGGAGCATTTCTAAGAAAATATAAATTGGATGAGTTACCTCAATTAATAAATGTATTAATTGGAGAGATGAGTTTAGTTGGTCCTAGACCAGAAGTTCCTAGATACGTCAATTTATATTCAGAAGAGCAAAAGAAAGTATTACTTGTTAAGCCTGGAATTACTGATTTAGCATCAATAAGGTATAAGGATGAAAATGATATTCTTGGTGAAATGGAAAATCCAGAACAATATTACATTGATACTATTATGCCAGATAAGTTAGAGCTAAATTTAAAGTATATAGAGAAGAGCAATGTATTTTTAGATTTATTTATTATATTAAAAACTATAGCAAAATGTTTTTAA
- a CDS encoding glycosyltransferase family 4 protein encodes MKILFLTQYCPPEVGAPQNRIFEFAKGLKKLGHDVTILTAMPNYPKGEIFEEYKGKKIVKEEIDDIKIVRTGIYATKSKSFTKRLRNYLSFTFSSVFDGSRHIENQDVVITESPPLFLGWSGYIIAKRKKAKFVFNVSDLWPESAVKLGVLNNKLFIKMSTWLEEFCYRKAALVTGQTQGIVDNIVARGFNKDKVQLITNGVDITFFSKEKRDEEYRKELGVENKFCVCYAGIHGIAQGLEVVIEAAEILKEHEKIQFLFFGDGPEKSGLIDLAQEKNLKNIKFFPVQMKPQMPRIIASMDATVVPLKRLDLFKGALPSKMFEALASELPIILAVEGEAEKLINNANAGIVVEPENPKEIAEAILKLYNDNELKNKLGKNGREYVKENYSREAIVKKLENLLIAIK; translated from the coding sequence ATGAAAATATTGTTTTTGACGCAGTATTGTCCTCCAGAAGTTGGAGCACCTCAAAATAGAATATTTGAATTTGCTAAAGGATTAAAGAAATTGGGCCACGATGTTACAATATTAACAGCAATGCCTAATTATCCTAAGGGAGAAATATTTGAAGAATATAAGGGGAAAAAGATAGTTAAGGAAGAAATAGATGATATAAAGATAGTTAGAACAGGGATATATGCAACTAAGAGCAAAAGCTTTACTAAAAGGTTAAGAAACTATTTATCATTTACTTTTTCTTCGGTTTTTGATGGTAGTAGACATATTGAAAATCAAGATGTTGTAATAACAGAATCGCCTCCATTATTTTTAGGGTGGTCTGGGTATATAATAGCGAAAAGAAAAAAGGCTAAGTTTGTGTTTAATGTATCAGACTTATGGCCAGAATCAGCAGTAAAACTAGGTGTACTAAATAATAAGCTTTTTATAAAAATGTCTACATGGCTAGAGGAGTTTTGTTATAGAAAAGCGGCTCTTGTTACTGGCCAAACTCAAGGAATTGTAGATAATATTGTCGCTAGAGGCTTTAATAAAGATAAGGTTCAATTAATAACAAATGGTGTTGATATTACATTCTTTAGTAAAGAAAAAAGAGACGAGGAATATAGAAAAGAATTAGGTGTGGAGAATAAATTCTGCGTGTGTTATGCTGGAATACACGGAATTGCCCAGGGACTCGAAGTTGTTATAGAAGCAGCAGAGATTCTAAAGGAACATGAAAAAATACAATTTTTGTTTTTTGGAGATGGTCCAGAAAAAAGTGGCTTAATTGATTTAGCTCAAGAAAAGAACTTAAAAAATATTAAGTTTTTCCCAGTGCAAATGAAACCGCAAATGCCTAGAATAATTGCTTCTATGGATGCAACAGTTGTGCCATTAAAGAGATTAGATTTATTTAAAGGTGCCTTACCATCAAAAATGTTTGAAGCTCTTGCATCTGAATTACCTATAATTTTAGCAGTAGAAGGTGAAGCAGAAAAATTAATTAATAATGCTAATGCAGGAATTGTTGTTGAACCAGAAAATCCAAAAGAAATAGCAGAGGCTATATTAAAGTTATATAATGACAATGAGCTTAAGAATAAACTTGGAAAAAATGGTAGAGAATATGTAAAAGAAAATTATTCGAGAGAAGCTATAGTTAAAAAATTAGAAAATCTATTAATAGCTATAAAATAA
- the wecB gene encoding non-hydrolyzing UDP-N-acetylglucosamine 2-epimerase, with amino-acid sequence MKILTVVGARPQFIKAAAVSKVLRETCEEKIIHTGQHYDKNMSEVFFDELNIPRPDFNLHIGSGGHGFQTGNMLINLEEIYLNEKPDMILVYGDTNSTLAGALCASKMLIPVAHVEAGLRSFNMAMPEEQNRILTDHISKYLFAPTETAMKNLKNEGLTNNTYNVGDVMFDAVKHFKEIAKEKSVLYKKLIDTKDNFILTTIHRAENTNSIQRLSNIIEALNESGEKIILPLHPRTQKYISEYGLKLSNNIEIIEPIGYLDMLGLEMLAKKIVTDSGGVQKEAYFMDKPCITMRDETEWVETVEQGWNTVVGTEKNKILDAIINFNPVNEKLNVFGDGKASEIISDILRR; translated from the coding sequence ATGAAAATATTAACCGTTGTAGGAGCTAGACCTCAATTTATAAAGGCTGCTGCAGTATCAAAAGTTTTAAGAGAAACTTGTGAGGAAAAAATAATTCATACTGGTCAGCACTATGATAAGAATATGTCAGAAGTCTTTTTTGATGAGCTGAATATACCTAGACCAGATTTTAATTTACATATAGGTTCAGGGGGACATGGGTTCCAGACAGGAAATATGTTAATTAATCTTGAAGAAATATATTTAAATGAAAAACCAGATATGATTCTTGTATATGGAGATACTAATTCAACCTTGGCAGGAGCGTTGTGTGCAAGTAAAATGCTTATACCAGTAGCACATGTAGAGGCGGGATTAAGAAGCTTTAATATGGCAATGCCCGAAGAACAAAATAGAATATTGACAGACCATATTTCTAAATATCTATTTGCTCCTACAGAAACTGCCATGAAAAATTTGAAAAACGAAGGATTAACCAATAATACCTATAATGTAGGCGATGTAATGTTTGATGCAGTAAAACATTTTAAAGAAATAGCTAAAGAAAAATCTGTTCTTTATAAAAAGTTAATAGATACAAAAGATAACTTTATTTTAACTACAATTCATAGAGCAGAAAATACTAATAGTATACAAAGACTTAGTAACATAATTGAGGCCTTAAATGAATCAGGTGAAAAAATCATTTTACCATTACATCCTAGAACTCAAAAATATATTAGTGAATATGGCTTAAAATTAAGTAATAATATTGAGATTATTGAACCAATAGGATATTTGGATATGTTAGGTTTAGAAATGCTGGCAAAAAAGATAGTAACTGATAGTGGCGGAGTCCAAAAAGAAGCTTATTTTATGGATAAGCCATGTATTACAATGAGAGATGAAACAGAATGGGTTGAAACAGTTGAACAGGGATGGAATACTGTGGTAGGCACTGAGAAAAATAAAATACTAGATGCAATTATTAATTTTAATCCAGTAAATGAAAAATTGAATGTTTTTGGGGATGGAAAAGCTTCAGAAATTATTTCAGATATTTTAAGAAGATAA
- a CDS encoding O-antigen ligase family protein yields MLQFVATGITVVGLLKMITGLMIEPTNSFIKSDVDFSLLPHLTRVPTVFFYNPNDYALVVSLIILGFFVKLIYDNDKNERIYSIIMVIFSALNLIFTMSRTAWISVFMTLIFFIVYLLIRRNWILFKRATIVFVVLGGMFFTLSFVPQTAPYYGKFNGTPGLNKVGLDNNKDGKNKKYDESVGIGEAGSTSERITLIYNVINGVFKEKHLLGFGVGNVNQYIKDQHNTNGISDPHNLWFQLLGDFGIIGFACYLIINIVAFLKLIRNDSKRFDPDNGITHMLILYMVASSLLVFGPSSVIAFTPFWLYIAILYSYFNSKELN; encoded by the coding sequence TTGTTACAGTTTGTAGCTACTGGAATAACAGTAGTTGGTTTATTAAAAATGATAACAGGATTAATGATAGAACCAACTAATAGCTTTATAAAAAGTGATGTGGATTTTAGTTTATTACCACATCTTACAAGAGTTCCAACTGTTTTCTTCTATAATCCTAATGATTATGCTTTAGTTGTGTCATTAATAATATTGGGTTTCTTTGTGAAATTAATATATGATAATGATAAAAATGAAAGAATATATTCAATAATTATGGTGATTTTTTCAGCATTAAATCTAATTTTCACAATGTCTAGAACAGCTTGGATTTCAGTATTTATGACTTTAATTTTCTTTATAGTGTATTTATTGATTAGAAGGAACTGGATTTTATTTAAAAGAGCAACTATTGTTTTTGTAGTTCTAGGAGGAATGTTTTTTACTCTATCATTTGTACCACAAACAGCACCATACTATGGAAAATTTAATGGAACTCCAGGTTTAAATAAAGTTGGATTAGATAATAATAAGGATGGAAAAAATAAAAAGTATGATGAAAGTGTAGGAATTGGAGAAGCTGGATCTACTAGTGAAAGAATAACATTAATTTATAATGTTATTAATGGGGTATTCAAAGAAAAGCATCTTCTAGGTTTTGGAGTTGGAAACGTAAATCAATATATAAAAGACCAACACAATACAAATGGAATATCAGATCCTCATAATTTATGGTTTCAATTATTGGGGGATTTTGGGATAATAGGTTTTGCGTGTTACCTTATAATAAATATTGTAGCATTTTTAAAATTGATCAGAAATGATAGTAAAAGATTCGACCCTGATAATGGAATAACTCATATGCTAATCCTATATATGGTAGCATCGTCACTTTTAGTTTTTGGACCGAGTAGTGTAATAGCATTTACACCATTTTGGCTATATATAGCAATATTATATTCATACTTTAATAGCAAGGAACTTAATTAA